A window of the Dunckerocampus dactyliophorus isolate RoL2022-P2 chromosome 19, RoL_Ddac_1.1, whole genome shotgun sequence genome harbors these coding sequences:
- the max gene encoding protein max isoform X4: MHMDVCVPEVHVPLQSQGQDVGERPPWTAPTDENHNSCHVSQLEGLYDADDVTLILDTSMVHPSETMVMNKTITIRMLMVLSSTGDKKDSKTTALVFADVMLKGSMLSFCIGLESDIRPTMCSMADKRAHHNALERKRRDHIKDSFHSLRDSVPALQGEKASRAQILDKATEYIQYMRRKNHTHQQDIDDLKRQNALLEQQVRALEKVKGSAQLQTNYSSSDSSLYTNPKGSAVSAFDGGSDSSSESEPEEPPNRKKLRVEAS; this comes from the exons atgcACATGGATGTGTGTGTACCTGAGGTTCATGTCCCCCTGCAGAGCCAGGGCCAGGATGTTGGAGAGCGCCCCCCCTGGACAGCACCCACAGATGAGAACCACAACAGCTGTCATGTCAGCCAACTGGAAGGCCTGTATGAC GCTGACGACGTCACCTTGATCTTGGACACCTCCATGGTGCATCCCAGTGAGACCATGGTGATGAATAAGACAATCACCATCAGGATGTTGATGGTTTTGTCCAGCACGGGCGACAAAAAGGACTCGAAGACTACAGCGCTGGTGTTTGCGGACGTCATGTTGAAGGGCAGCATGCTCTCGTTCTGCATCGGATTGGAATCGGACATCCGGCCCACAATGTGTTCCATG GCAGACAAACGGGCACACCACAATGCGCTGGAGCGCAAGCGTAGGGACCACATCAAAGACAGCTTTCACAGCCTCCGGGACTCTGTACCTGCCCTGCAGGGAGAAAAG GCGTCTCGAGCTCAAATCCTAGACAAAGCCACAGAGTACATCCAGTACATGAGGCgaaaaaatcacacacatcagcagGACATCGACGATCTCAAGAGACAGAACGCCCTGCTGGAGCAGCAAG TGCGTGCTCTGGAGAAAGTGAAGGGCTCGGCGCAGCTCCAGACCAACTACTCGTCGTCCGACAGCAGCCTCTACACCAACCCCAAAGGCAGCGCCGTGTCCGCGTTCGACGGCGGCTCCGACTCCAGCTCCGAGTCGGAACCCGAGGAGCCTCCCAACCGCAAGAAGCTGCGCGTGGAGGCCAGCTAG
- the max gene encoding protein max isoform X1, with amino-acid sequence MHMDVCVPEVHVPLQSQGQDVGERPPWTAPTDENHNSCHVSQLEGLYDADDVTLILDTSMVHPSETMVMNKTITIRMLMVLSSTGDKKDSKTTALVFADVMLKGSMLSFCIGLESDIRPTMCSMEDSPRYHSVADKRAHHNALERKRRDHIKDSFHSLRDSVPALQGEKQSTKQASRAQILDKATEYIQYMRRKNHTHQQDIDDLKRQNALLEQQVRALEKVKGSAQLQTNYSSSDSSLYTNPKGSAVSAFDGGSDSSSESEPEEPPNRKKLRVEAS; translated from the exons atgcACATGGATGTGTGTGTACCTGAGGTTCATGTCCCCCTGCAGAGCCAGGGCCAGGATGTTGGAGAGCGCCCCCCCTGGACAGCACCCACAGATGAGAACCACAACAGCTGTCATGTCAGCCAACTGGAAGGCCTGTATGAC GCTGACGACGTCACCTTGATCTTGGACACCTCCATGGTGCATCCCAGTGAGACCATGGTGATGAATAAGACAATCACCATCAGGATGTTGATGGTTTTGTCCAGCACGGGCGACAAAAAGGACTCGAAGACTACAGCGCTGGTGTTTGCGGACGTCATGTTGAAGGGCAGCATGCTCTCGTTCTGCATCGGATTGGAATCGGACATCCGGCCCACAATGTGTTCCATG GAAGACTCACCGAGATATCACTCTGTG GCAGACAAACGGGCACACCACAATGCGCTGGAGCGCAAGCGTAGGGACCACATCAAAGACAGCTTTCACAGCCTCCGGGACTCTGTACCTGCCCTGCAGGGAGAAAAG CAGTCTACCAAACAGGCGTCTCGAGCTCAAATCCTAGACAAAGCCACAGAGTACATCCAGTACATGAGGCgaaaaaatcacacacatcagcagGACATCGACGATCTCAAGAGACAGAACGCCCTGCTGGAGCAGCAAG TGCGTGCTCTGGAGAAAGTGAAGGGCTCGGCGCAGCTCCAGACCAACTACTCGTCGTCCGACAGCAGCCTCTACACCAACCCCAAAGGCAGCGCCGTGTCCGCGTTCGACGGCGGCTCCGACTCCAGCTCCGAGTCGGAACCCGAGGAGCCTCCCAACCGCAAGAAGCTGCGCGTGGAGGCCAGCTAG
- the max gene encoding protein max isoform X2, which produces MHMDVCVPEVHVPLQSQGQDVGERPPWTAPTDENHNSCHVSQLEGLYDADDVTLILDTSMVHPSETMVMNKTITIRMLMVLSSTGDKKDSKTTALVFADVMLKGSMLSFCIGLESDIRPTMCSMEDSPRYHSVADKRAHHNALERKRRDHIKDSFHSLRDSVPALQGEKASRAQILDKATEYIQYMRRKNHTHQQDIDDLKRQNALLEQQVRALEKVKGSAQLQTNYSSSDSSLYTNPKGSAVSAFDGGSDSSSESEPEEPPNRKKLRVEAS; this is translated from the exons atgcACATGGATGTGTGTGTACCTGAGGTTCATGTCCCCCTGCAGAGCCAGGGCCAGGATGTTGGAGAGCGCCCCCCCTGGACAGCACCCACAGATGAGAACCACAACAGCTGTCATGTCAGCCAACTGGAAGGCCTGTATGAC GCTGACGACGTCACCTTGATCTTGGACACCTCCATGGTGCATCCCAGTGAGACCATGGTGATGAATAAGACAATCACCATCAGGATGTTGATGGTTTTGTCCAGCACGGGCGACAAAAAGGACTCGAAGACTACAGCGCTGGTGTTTGCGGACGTCATGTTGAAGGGCAGCATGCTCTCGTTCTGCATCGGATTGGAATCGGACATCCGGCCCACAATGTGTTCCATG GAAGACTCACCGAGATATCACTCTGTG GCAGACAAACGGGCACACCACAATGCGCTGGAGCGCAAGCGTAGGGACCACATCAAAGACAGCTTTCACAGCCTCCGGGACTCTGTACCTGCCCTGCAGGGAGAAAAG GCGTCTCGAGCTCAAATCCTAGACAAAGCCACAGAGTACATCCAGTACATGAGGCgaaaaaatcacacacatcagcagGACATCGACGATCTCAAGAGACAGAACGCCCTGCTGGAGCAGCAAG TGCGTGCTCTGGAGAAAGTGAAGGGCTCGGCGCAGCTCCAGACCAACTACTCGTCGTCCGACAGCAGCCTCTACACCAACCCCAAAGGCAGCGCCGTGTCCGCGTTCGACGGCGGCTCCGACTCCAGCTCCGAGTCGGAACCCGAGGAGCCTCCCAACCGCAAGAAGCTGCGCGTGGAGGCCAGCTAG
- the max gene encoding protein max isoform X3 — protein MHMDVCVPEVHVPLQSQGQDVGERPPWTAPTDENHNSCHVSQLEGLYDADDVTLILDTSMVHPSETMVMNKTITIRMLMVLSSTGDKKDSKTTALVFADVMLKGSMLSFCIGLESDIRPTMCSMADKRAHHNALERKRRDHIKDSFHSLRDSVPALQGEKQSTKQASRAQILDKATEYIQYMRRKNHTHQQDIDDLKRQNALLEQQVRALEKVKGSAQLQTNYSSSDSSLYTNPKGSAVSAFDGGSDSSSESEPEEPPNRKKLRVEAS, from the exons atgcACATGGATGTGTGTGTACCTGAGGTTCATGTCCCCCTGCAGAGCCAGGGCCAGGATGTTGGAGAGCGCCCCCCCTGGACAGCACCCACAGATGAGAACCACAACAGCTGTCATGTCAGCCAACTGGAAGGCCTGTATGAC GCTGACGACGTCACCTTGATCTTGGACACCTCCATGGTGCATCCCAGTGAGACCATGGTGATGAATAAGACAATCACCATCAGGATGTTGATGGTTTTGTCCAGCACGGGCGACAAAAAGGACTCGAAGACTACAGCGCTGGTGTTTGCGGACGTCATGTTGAAGGGCAGCATGCTCTCGTTCTGCATCGGATTGGAATCGGACATCCGGCCCACAATGTGTTCCATG GCAGACAAACGGGCACACCACAATGCGCTGGAGCGCAAGCGTAGGGACCACATCAAAGACAGCTTTCACAGCCTCCGGGACTCTGTACCTGCCCTGCAGGGAGAAAAG CAGTCTACCAAACAGGCGTCTCGAGCTCAAATCCTAGACAAAGCCACAGAGTACATCCAGTACATGAGGCgaaaaaatcacacacatcagcagGACATCGACGATCTCAAGAGACAGAACGCCCTGCTGGAGCAGCAAG TGCGTGCTCTGGAGAAAGTGAAGGGCTCGGCGCAGCTCCAGACCAACTACTCGTCGTCCGACAGCAGCCTCTACACCAACCCCAAAGGCAGCGCCGTGTCCGCGTTCGACGGCGGCTCCGACTCCAGCTCCGAGTCGGAACCCGAGGAGCCTCCCAACCGCAAGAAGCTGCGCGTGGAGGCCAGCTAG
- the max gene encoding protein max isoform X5: MVHPSETMVMNKTITIRMLMVLSSTGDKKDSKTTALVFADVMLKGSMLSFCIGLESDIRPTMCSMEDSPRYHSVADKRAHHNALERKRRDHIKDSFHSLRDSVPALQGEKQSTKQASRAQILDKATEYIQYMRRKNHTHQQDIDDLKRQNALLEQQVRALEKVKGSAQLQTNYSSSDSSLYTNPKGSAVSAFDGGSDSSSESEPEEPPNRKKLRVEAS, translated from the exons ATGGTGCATCCCAGTGAGACCATGGTGATGAATAAGACAATCACCATCAGGATGTTGATGGTTTTGTCCAGCACGGGCGACAAAAAGGACTCGAAGACTACAGCGCTGGTGTTTGCGGACGTCATGTTGAAGGGCAGCATGCTCTCGTTCTGCATCGGATTGGAATCGGACATCCGGCCCACAATGTGTTCCATG GAAGACTCACCGAGATATCACTCTGTG GCAGACAAACGGGCACACCACAATGCGCTGGAGCGCAAGCGTAGGGACCACATCAAAGACAGCTTTCACAGCCTCCGGGACTCTGTACCTGCCCTGCAGGGAGAAAAG CAGTCTACCAAACAGGCGTCTCGAGCTCAAATCCTAGACAAAGCCACAGAGTACATCCAGTACATGAGGCgaaaaaatcacacacatcagcagGACATCGACGATCTCAAGAGACAGAACGCCCTGCTGGAGCAGCAAG TGCGTGCTCTGGAGAAAGTGAAGGGCTCGGCGCAGCTCCAGACCAACTACTCGTCGTCCGACAGCAGCCTCTACACCAACCCCAAAGGCAGCGCCGTGTCCGCGTTCGACGGCGGCTCCGACTCCAGCTCCGAGTCGGAACCCGAGGAGCCTCCCAACCGCAAGAAGCTGCGCGTGGAGGCCAGCTAG
- the max gene encoding protein max isoform X6: protein MSDNDDIEVDSDEDSPRYHSVADKRAHHNALERKRRDHIKDSFHSLRDSVPALQGEKQSTKQASRAQILDKATEYIQYMRRKNHTHQQDIDDLKRQNALLEQQVRALEKVKGSAQLQTNYSSSDSSLYTNPKGSAVSAFDGGSDSSSESEPEEPPNRKKLRVEAS from the exons ATGAGTGATAACGACGATATCGAAGTCGATAGTGAC GAAGACTCACCGAGATATCACTCTGTG GCAGACAAACGGGCACACCACAATGCGCTGGAGCGCAAGCGTAGGGACCACATCAAAGACAGCTTTCACAGCCTCCGGGACTCTGTACCTGCCCTGCAGGGAGAAAAG CAGTCTACCAAACAGGCGTCTCGAGCTCAAATCCTAGACAAAGCCACAGAGTACATCCAGTACATGAGGCgaaaaaatcacacacatcagcagGACATCGACGATCTCAAGAGACAGAACGCCCTGCTGGAGCAGCAAG TGCGTGCTCTGGAGAAAGTGAAGGGCTCGGCGCAGCTCCAGACCAACTACTCGTCGTCCGACAGCAGCCTCTACACCAACCCCAAAGGCAGCGCCGTGTCCGCGTTCGACGGCGGCTCCGACTCCAGCTCCGAGTCGGAACCCGAGGAGCCTCCCAACCGCAAGAAGCTGCGCGTGGAGGCCAGCTAG
- the max gene encoding protein max isoform X8, translated as MSDNDDIEVDSDADKRAHHNALERKRRDHIKDSFHSLRDSVPALQGEKASRAQILDKATEYIQYMRRKNHTHQQDIDDLKRQNALLEQQVRALEKVKGSAQLQTNYSSSDSSLYTNPKGSAVSAFDGGSDSSSESEPEEPPNRKKLRVEAS; from the exons ATGAGTGATAACGACGATATCGAAGTCGATAGTGAC GCAGACAAACGGGCACACCACAATGCGCTGGAGCGCAAGCGTAGGGACCACATCAAAGACAGCTTTCACAGCCTCCGGGACTCTGTACCTGCCCTGCAGGGAGAAAAG GCGTCTCGAGCTCAAATCCTAGACAAAGCCACAGAGTACATCCAGTACATGAGGCgaaaaaatcacacacatcagcagGACATCGACGATCTCAAGAGACAGAACGCCCTGCTGGAGCAGCAAG TGCGTGCTCTGGAGAAAGTGAAGGGCTCGGCGCAGCTCCAGACCAACTACTCGTCGTCCGACAGCAGCCTCTACACCAACCCCAAAGGCAGCGCCGTGTCCGCGTTCGACGGCGGCTCCGACTCCAGCTCCGAGTCGGAACCCGAGGAGCCTCCCAACCGCAAGAAGCTGCGCGTGGAGGCCAGCTAG
- the max gene encoding protein max isoform X7: MSDNDDIEVDSDADKRAHHNALERKRRDHIKDSFHSLRDSVPALQGEKQSTKQASRAQILDKATEYIQYMRRKNHTHQQDIDDLKRQNALLEQQVRALEKVKGSAQLQTNYSSSDSSLYTNPKGSAVSAFDGGSDSSSESEPEEPPNRKKLRVEAS; the protein is encoded by the exons ATGAGTGATAACGACGATATCGAAGTCGATAGTGAC GCAGACAAACGGGCACACCACAATGCGCTGGAGCGCAAGCGTAGGGACCACATCAAAGACAGCTTTCACAGCCTCCGGGACTCTGTACCTGCCCTGCAGGGAGAAAAG CAGTCTACCAAACAGGCGTCTCGAGCTCAAATCCTAGACAAAGCCACAGAGTACATCCAGTACATGAGGCgaaaaaatcacacacatcagcagGACATCGACGATCTCAAGAGACAGAACGCCCTGCTGGAGCAGCAAG TGCGTGCTCTGGAGAAAGTGAAGGGCTCGGCGCAGCTCCAGACCAACTACTCGTCGTCCGACAGCAGCCTCTACACCAACCCCAAAGGCAGCGCCGTGTCCGCGTTCGACGGCGGCTCCGACTCCAGCTCCGAGTCGGAACCCGAGGAGCCTCCCAACCGCAAGAAGCTGCGCGTGGAGGCCAGCTAG
- the fntb gene encoding protein farnesyltransferase subunit beta: MDGVHTPLRCFRDGHPAEMFADDGVETVTSREQKKVEKSIEEVINVYKQIHSIPKPTLLRDQHYQYLKKGLRHLSDSYECLDASRPWLCFWILHSLELLDEPVPANVASDVCQFLSRCQSPTGGFSGGPAQHAHLAPTYAAVNALCIIGTEEAYNIIDREKLLDFLWSVKQPDGSFVMHVGGEVDVRSAYCAASVASLTNILTPKLFEDTTDWILRCQNWEGGLSGVPGLEAHGGYTFCGTAALVILGKEHMLDLKALLRWVVSRQMRFEGGFQGRCNKLVDGCYSYWQAGLLPLLHRALFKGGESELSRHRWMFEQQALQEYILLCCQNPTGGLLDKPGKSRDFYHTCYCLSGLSIAQHFGNMDSHHETVLGKEQNRLAPTHPVYNMCPEKVAEALQHFHRLPVLTRNSSDDRPSDAASADS; encoded by the exons ATGGACGGTGTACACACTCCTCTGCGGTGTTTTCGGGATGGCCACCCCGCTGAGATGTTTGCGGATGACGGGGTGGAAACTGTGACTTCACGGGAGCAG AAAAAGGTTGAAAAGAGCATTGAAGAAGTCATCAATGTTTACAAGCAAATCCACAGCATACCAAA GCCAACTTTGTTGCGGGATCAACACTACCAGTATCTCAAGAAGGGCTTACGGCATTTATCAGACTCTTATGAG TGTCTGGATGCTAGCAGACCATGGCTTTGCTTCTGGATTCTTCACAGTCTGGAGTTACTAGACGAGCCTGTCCCCGCCAACGTGGCCTCGGA TGTGTGTCAGTTCCTGTCTCGCTGTCAGAGCCCAACGGGAGGCTTCAGCGGCGGCCCGGCACAGCACGCCCACCTGGCGCCCACGTACGCCGCCGTCAACGCCCTCTGCATCATCGGCACAGAGGAAGCTTACAACATCATAGACCG GGAGAAGTTGTTAGATTTCCTATGGTCAGTGAAGCAGCCAGATGGCTCCTTTGTGATGCATGTAGGAGGGGAGGTGGACGTCAG GAGTGCGTATTGTGCTGCTTCTGTTGCATCGCTCACAAACATCCTCACTCCCAAACTCTTTGAAGACACCACTGACTGGATCCTCAG GTGTCAGAACTGGGAAGGCGGGCTCAGCGGGGTGCCAGGTCTGGAGGCCCACGGCGGGTATACGTTTTGTGGCACTGCTGCGCTAGTAATCCTGGGAAAAGAGCACATGCTGGATCTCAAAGCCTTACTG AGATGGGTTGTGAGCAGACAGATGCGTTTTGAGGGAGGCTTCCAGGGCCGCTGCAACAAACTGGTGGACGGCTGCTACTCCTACTGGCAGGCTGGACTCCTGCCGCTCCTCCACAGAGCGCTGTTCAAAGGAG GGGAGTCGGAGCTGAGTCGACACAGGTGGATGTTCGAGCAGCAGGCCTTGCAGGAGTACATCCTCCTCTGCTGCCAGAACCCAACAGGGGGGCTGCTAGATAAGCCTGGCAA ATCTAGAGACTTTTACCACACTTGTTACTGTCTGAGCGGCCTCTCGATAGCGCAGCATTTCGGGAACATGGACAGCCATCATGAGACCGTCCTGGGCAAGGAACAGAACAGATTG GCTCCAACTCATCCCGTTTACAACATGTGCCCAGAGAAGGTGGCTGAGGCTTTGCAGCACTTCCACCGGCTGCCTGTACTGACACGGAACTCCAGCGACGACAGACCGTCTGATGCCGCCTCAGCAGACTCTTAG